Proteins encoded within one genomic window of Gallus gallus isolate bGalGal1 chromosome 1, bGalGal1.mat.broiler.GRCg7b, whole genome shotgun sequence:
- the CHORDC1 gene encoding cysteine and histidine-rich domain-containing protein 1: MSLLCYNRGCGQRFDPETNTEDSCTYHPGVPVFHDALKGWSCCKRRTTDFSDFLSIVGCTKGLHNSEKPPEPVKPDVKSTTERKELAELKPKFQEHIIQAPKPLETIKRPSPDEPMTNLQLKVSASLKQALDKLKLSSENEEKKEEDSDEIKIGTPCKNAGCSKTYQGPHSTEEVCQYHSGVPIFHEGMKYWSCCKRKTSDFNTFLAQEGCTTGTHVWTKKDAGKKVVPCRHDWHQTGGEVTVSIYAKNSVPDLSYVEANSTMLNIHIVFEGEKEFHRNVKLWGVIDVKRSYVNMTATKIEVSMRKAEPLLWASLELPVSNTQQTNENSDQ; encoded by the exons ATGTCCTTGCTGTGCTACAACCGGGGCTGCGGCCAGCGCTTCGACCCCGAGACCAACACGGAGG ATTCATGCACATACCATCCAGGTGTGCCAGTCTTTCATGATGCTCTCAAA GGTTGGTCGTGCTGTAAGAGAAGAACAACAGACTTCTCTGACTTCTTAAGCATTGTG GGCTGTACGAAGGGTCTCCATAATAGTGAGAAACCTCCTGAGCCTGTTAAACCAGATGTCAAAAGTACCACTGAGCGAAAAGAGCTAGCTGAACTGAAACCCAAATTTCAGGAACACATCATTCAAGCACCAAAACCACTGGAAACTATTAAAAGACCAAG ccCAGATGAGCCAATGACAAATTTGCAACTGAAAGTGTCAGCTTCCTTGAAGCAAGCACTGGATAAACTGAAACTCTCATCAGAAAACGAAGAGAAAAAAG aggaggacagtgatgaaATCAAGATAGGGACGCCATGTAAAAATGCAGGCTGTTCAAAA ACATACCAAGGACcacacagcactgaagaagTATGTCAGTACCATTCTGGTGTGCCTATATTTCATGAGGG GATGAAGTACTGGAGCTgctgtaaaaggaaaacatctgacTTCAATACGTTTTTAGCCCAAGAGGGCTGCACAACGGGAACACATGTATGGACTAAAAAGGATGCG GGAAAGAAAGTAGTTCCATGCAGGCATGATTGGCATCAGACTGGAGGAGAAGTGACTGTTTCTATATATGCTAAGAACTCTGTTCCTGATCTGAGCTATGTAGAAGCAAATAGCACTATG TTAAATATCCATATTGTatttgaaggagaaaaggagtTTCATCGCAATGTGAAATTATGGGGA gtAATTGATGTAAAGAGGAGTTACGTGAACATGACGGCTACAAAGATTGAGGTTTCTATGCGAAAAGCAGAGCCTCTATTATGGGCCAGTCTTGAATTACCGGTATCCAATACCCAACAAACAAATGAGAATTCAGATCAATAA